Proteins found in one Terriglobales bacterium genomic segment:
- a CDS encoding isocitrate lyase/phosphoenolpyruvate mutase family protein — MAQEIAKSESLQEKAETLLSLHRGSKILVLINAWDVASARLVEHLGFPAVATSSAAVANSLGYPDGERISRNEMLNVVERITSAVHVPVTADMEAGYARDPEQMADTARELIEAGAVGLNLEDSLENESRLVDVKLQVEKIKAVRSIAEIAHVPLVLNARTDAYWWKGADPKTRLAETMRRANIYREAGGDCIFVPGLVDKDEISRLLKESPGPLNILGSMPGAPSIRELQELGVARVSLGAGPYRTALGAFRRLAHELLESGTYRMLAETAIPSPEMKRLLE, encoded by the coding sequence ATGGCTCAAGAAATTGCCAAGTCGGAAAGCTTACAAGAGAAAGCAGAGACGCTGCTCAGTTTGCATCGGGGATCGAAAATTCTGGTGCTCATCAACGCCTGGGATGTGGCCAGCGCTCGACTCGTGGAGCACCTTGGCTTCCCCGCCGTGGCTACCAGCAGTGCGGCAGTGGCCAACTCGCTCGGCTATCCGGATGGCGAGCGCATCAGCCGCAATGAAATGCTGAACGTGGTCGAGAGAATTACCTCCGCCGTGCACGTTCCGGTCACAGCCGATATGGAAGCCGGCTATGCACGGGACCCCGAGCAGATGGCAGACACAGCGCGAGAGCTGATCGAAGCCGGCGCAGTCGGGCTGAACCTGGAAGATAGTCTGGAAAACGAATCGCGCCTGGTAGATGTGAAGCTGCAGGTAGAGAAGATCAAGGCTGTTCGTTCCATCGCCGAGATCGCGCATGTCCCGCTGGTGCTGAACGCGCGCACCGACGCGTACTGGTGGAAGGGCGCAGATCCCAAGACAAGATTGGCGGAGACGATGCGCCGCGCCAATATCTATCGCGAGGCCGGCGGCGACTGCATCTTCGTGCCAGGATTGGTAGATAAAGACGAGATCAGCCGGCTGCTGAAGGAAAGTCCGGGTCCGCTGAACATTCTGGGCTCGATGCCCGGAGCGCCTTCGATCCGTGAGTTGCAAGAGCTGGGTGTGGCGCGAGTCAGTCTCGGCGCTGGGCCTTACCGCACGGCGCTGGGAGCATTTCGCAGACTGGCACACGAACTGCTGGAATCAGGGACATACCGAATGCTGGCGGAGACGGCGATACCGAGCCCTGAGATGAAGCGGTTGCTGGAGTAG